The nucleotide window ATCTGTTACAGGGTTAACATATTTTGTTTTCATAATTATATGATCACTTTTTATAATTTTTTTTAAAATATAAAAATTAAGTAAATAATATTGTATATTAAATAAGTAACTACTAAATAATATTGAATTTAATAATACAATTATACTTATAGTATAATATTAAAACTTATTTTATCATAAATAAAAAAAAAAAACTAGTTTTGCTAAAAGTTTTCCTCTTTTTATAAAAAAAAATAATACATAACTTTTCAAAAAAATACATTTAAAATTTATTAATATACATATATATAATTATATATTACATTTTCTAACATCTATTTTTCATAATACGTTTTCTTTAGGTAATTCATATAAACACCGACTTGGTTTATTACTTGTCATTCTACCATATCTTTTTCTAAAATTACAAATTGTTAATACTAATGTTGATTTTACTCGAGTAAAACCAACATAAAATAACCTTCTTTTTTCTTCTATATTATACTGATAAACACTTTGTATATTCTAGAGAATATCTTCTTCTATACCAACTATAAAAACATGTAAAAACTCTAATCCCTTAGAAGAACGTAACGTCATTAGTTGAATATTTCCAATTCTATTATTGCTGTTATAATAATCTTCATTTCTACTCAATATTGCTATTTTTAATAACACGTCTTTTATTATTTTAGTGTTAATCTTTTCTATTCTTGACAAAATAATATTAATCCATGTTATAAACTTATTTACATTATAAATAGCTTTCTTTATTTTTTCAGAACTTTTAAATTTAGAAAAAATCTATTTTTTATACTCTATCTCTAGTAAGAATGTTGAGAAAAATTTTTTAATGAATGTTGTTCTATACACTTATTTAATTTTCGAATACAAGTAAGAAAATTTTTTAATGATTTCAAACTTTTAGTACTCATGTTAATAGTTAAACGTTTATCGAAGTCACACTAAAAAGATTATTTTTTGTCTTATATGCATACTCTTCTATTTTTTTTATGGTTTCAGTACCAATATTTCTACCTATAATGTTAATAATCTGCAAAAATGCACTATTATTATTCATATTTATAATTAATCCTAAACATAAAATAATAACTTTTACTTCTAAACAATTAAAAAATAATTTTTTCCAGAGATTACATATGAAATATTTTTTTTATGCAAGCTTTTTCTAAAATATGAGACTGATAATTATTTATATACAAAATAGCACAATCTTTATAATTAAAAAAAGAACTTTTTAAGCTAATTTTGTGCGCTTCATCTAATACCGATTCTGATTCATCTTTTTCATTTCTTAATTTTATTATTTTAGTTTTTATTCCATGTTCTAAATTAGAAAATATGCATTTTTCATATATATTAATAGTATGAGAAATTACACTATTAGCAATTTTAATTATTCTTTTTACAGATCGGTAATTTTCTTCTAGCTTAATCACTTTAATAGAAGGAAAATCAGTTTTTAATCATGAAAATCTTTTTAAATTAGCTCCTCTCTATGAATAAATAGATTGATTATCATCACCTACTAAAGCAAAATTATTATTTTGTAATAAAAAAATTAATTTATACTGAATTAAGTTTATATCTTGATATTCGTTAACTAAAAAATATTATATTTTTTTTCAGCTATTTCTTACTTTATTATTATTCTGTAATAAACGAGTAGGAACATATAAAAGATCATTAAAATCCAATAAATTCGATTTTTTAAAAAAACTAACATATAAATGATAACATTCAGCAAATTTTTTTCTCTATTAGAGATAGCATAAAGCATAGCTTCTTTAGGATTAAAAAGATTATTCTTCTATTTAAAAATTTTATATTATAATAATTTTATTAGAACTTTATCAGAACTTAATAAGTTATAAGTAATTTTATGTAACAAATTACTCTATTCTTTATCACTAATAACAAAAAAAACTTTGAAATATCTTTAAAATAGACAATTCATATTTTATATATATACATTCCAAAAGAATGAAAGGTTAAAATTTTTAAATCTTTAATATCTATATCTCTAACTCTTTTACTTATTCTATCTTGTATTTATTTTACTGCTTTATTAGTAAAAGTTAAAGCTATAAGATTATCTGATTTAAAATTACTATATTTAATTAAACAAATAATTTTTTCTATTATAACTCGTATTTTCCTAGAACAAGATCCAGCGATAACAAAACATAGCCCTGTTATAAAAGAAATAGAATATTTTTGATAATTATTAAGAAAAACCATAGTTCTCATGTATGTAAAAAAGAAAAATAATTACTTGAATAAACTTTTTTTAAATAAAGTTAAAAACGATTAAAAAAATTTAAATAATAAATAATTTTAAATTTAAAAAAATGTTTATTCATATTTAATATAATTATTTTTTTTTATTTAAAATATATCCTTTATTTTTTAATAACTAAACTAGAATGATTATTTTTATCTTTCATATAAATTCTTAATTTCCTTCCTATTAATTCAATAGGATGATTATAAATCTGACTATTTAAATCATTTAGCTCAACGTTATCAACTATATTTTCTTTTATTAATTTATTTATTTTATTTATATTTAAATTCGACATAAAACTTCTAAAAATTGGTAAAGCTTTTCTAGTAAATAAATAATTTCCATATTCAGCTGTATCAGATATTACTAAATTCATCTCATATAATCTTTTCCTAGAAATTGTATTCGCAATTAAAGGAAGCTCATGTAGAGATTCATAATAAGCTGATTCTGCAGAAATACCAGATTCTAACATAACCTCAAAAGATAGTTCAATACCAGCTTTTAAAATAGCAACCATAACTATTCCATTATCGAAATACTCTTGATCTGAAAGAGAAATTTCTGATTTTTTTGCTTTTTCAAAATCACTATTTTTATTTTCTTGACGTAAATCAATCAAATCTTTATTATTATTTTTCCAATCATTAATAACTTTTTCTGAAAATTTTCCAGAAATAATATCATCCATATGCTTATAATATAAAGGAGAGAATATTTTCTTTAATTTATTAGATAATTTACAAGTTTCAATCTTAGCAGAACTAGATAATCTATCTAACATTAACCAAATTCCACCTTGTTTTAATGTTTCAGTAATTTTTTCCCAACCATTTTGAATTAAATTCACTGCATAATTTTTATGTACACCACTACTAATTAACTTTTCAAAAAAAGATATAGAAGCACTCTGCAGCATACCACATAAAATTGTTTGTTCACCCATTAAATCTGACTTAACTTCAGCTATGAATGATGATTCTAAAACTCCTGCTCGATGAGATCCTATTGAAACAGACCATGCTTTTGCTGCATGTATTCCTTCTTTTTTTAAATCATTATTAGTGTGAACAGCTATTAAAGCTGGAACTCCAAATCCACGTACAAACTCTGCTCTTACTTCAGTACCAGGACATTTTGGAGCTACCATAATAACTGTAACATCTTCTCTTATCTTTTCTCCAACTTCTACTATATTAAAACCATGAGAATAACCTAAAAAAGAACCTGATTTCATCATTGGCATTATTTTTTTTACTACTTTTGAATGTTCTCTATCTGGCGTTAAGTTAATAACTACATCAGCAAAAGGAATAATAGATTCATAATCTAAAGCTAAAAATTTATTTTTGATAGCATTTTTCCAAGAATTTCCTTTTTCTTCAATAGTTTTATTTCTAAGAGCAAAAGAAACATCCAATCCAGAATCTCTCATATTTAAACCTTGATTTAATCCTTGAGATCCACAACCAACTATTACTATTTTTTTATTTTTTAAAAAATCTACTCCATTTAAAAAATCGGATGAACTTAAAAGCTTACTTTTTTTTATTTCTATTAACTTT belongs to Buchnera aphidicola (Anoecia corni) and includes:
- the ilvC gene encoding ketol-acid reductoisomerase, yielding MPNYFNKLCFREKLIEIKKSKLLSSSDFLNGVDFLKNKKIVIVGCGSQGLNQGLNMRDSGLDVSFALRNKTIEEKGNSWKNAIKNKFLALDYESIIPFADVVINLTPDREHSKVVKKIMPMMKSGSFLGYSHGFNIVEVGEKIREDVTVIMVAPKCPGTEVRAEFVRGFGVPALIAVHTNNDLKKEGIHAAKAWSVSIGSHRAGVLESSFIAEVKSDLMGEQTILCGMLQSASISFFEKLISSGVHKNYAVNLIQNGWEKITETLKQGGIWLMLDRLSSSAKIETCKLSNKLKKIFSPLYYKHMDDIISGKFSEKVINDWKNNNKDLIDLRQENKNSDFEKAKKSEISLSDQEYFDNGIVMVAILKAGIELSFEVMLESGISAESAYYESLHELPLIANTISRKRLYEMNLVISDTAEYGNYLFTRKALPIFRSFMSNLNINKINKLIKENIVDNVELNDLNSQIYNHPIELIGRKLRIYMKDKNNHSSLVIKK
- a CDS encoding 3'-5' exonuclease, translated to MIKLEENYRSVKRIIKIANSVISHTINIYEKCIFSNLEHGIKTKIIKLRNEKDESESVLDEAHKISLKSSFFNYKDCAILYINNYQSHILEKACIKKIFHM
- a CDS encoding UvrD-helicase domain-containing protein; the encoded protein is MVFLNNYQKYSISFITGLCFVIAGSCSRKIRVIIEKIICLIKYSNFKSDNLIALTFTNKAVK
- a CDS encoding 3'-5' exonuclease, with amino-acid sequence MCNLWKKLFFNCLEVKVIILCLGLIINMNNNSAFLQIINIIGRNIGTETIKKIEEYAYKTKNNLFSVTSINV